GCTCCGCACCAGAGTCCCGCCGATGATTAAAAAGAGATAAACAAGCCGGTCTCTAACATAACACGCGATAAGCTGGGTTTATTAAGGATAATCCGGCCGTTTGCGCCAAAGTAAAACGAGGTAAAACTGTTTAAGGCCAAAAAGTTGCGGCTTTGCAGGGTAAGAGCCATTTGGGCTAAGCTGGAAAACCCCCAATGGCGCGAGCTGTTTTCGTTGGGTGTAAAAGTGCCTTGTGGCTGCGAGTGGTTGCGGTCGATGTGGCCGGAAGAGGCCAGATTATCGCTGCCTAAAAATAGCAGCCCCAACCGGTTTTCGCTAAAAATTTGCCTGTTTTGCCACGTGGCGGTAAACTCCGTTAAAAAACTATCGGGGCCGTAGGCAAATCCTAAGTAATTTTCCATTATATAAAAATCGCGGTTGTCGCCGGTATGTTGTAAACTATTAAAAAAAGTAAATTTTCCTAACGGGTCATCGTGGTGGCGGCGGTAAAAATAGCGCGAAACATAAACAAATTGTAAGCTTACCACCAAGCCGCTCTCAAAAGCTAGGGTGTCTTCTCTCATTATACGGTCATAAGGGCCGCTCTTAACCCCGCTAAAAAGCTCGTCGCCGGCAAAAACTTGCCAATCTAGCCCCACATAAAGACCGATGGAGTTAGGGTGCGTCTCTACCCCTTCCCAACCCAGCTGCCAGTCGTCAAGGCTAAACTCGCCGTACACCCGCAGGTTATTAAAGCGGCGCTCTACATCTAGGGTTATGGCCACATTACCGCTTAACCCACCTAAATCGAGGTAGGTATTGTGCCAAATCATAAAGGGGTTAGCCAGCCAAAAGGTAAGCGGTAGCCCGCTAACGACAAAACTTTCGGTAAGGCCAATTTTAAAGTTACGGCTGCTAAAAGCTATTTTATGCACTAAAAAATAGCGCGATATTTGCTGTAGCATACTGTCGTTTTCAAACCAACGGCTTGCGGCAGGGTTAGCGACGGCGGCTTCTTTATTCCAAGTAACAAAGTTGTTTAAAGCAAGACCGTCATCGCTGGCCCCAATAAAGTAATAAGAAAAACGCGAATTTTGGCCGATACGGGGCCTAATACCAAAAAAAACTCCGTCTAAAAAAGGGTTATCGCGCCCTACCACCAAGCTATAATCGCCGGGCCCTAAGGCCATCCGCCGACGGCCGACCGACAGGGTGATAAAATCGGTGTCATAAGCTATGTAGCCGGCCAGAGGGACAGTGGTGTCTAGGCCATCAACAAAGCCGCCTTTACCTAGCGGCAGGCTAGACCAAGCAAAATTATCATTATATATCATAAAGGTTTGAATTAAATCGAGCGCAAAGTAAAAATCGAAGTTACGGTAGCTAAAATCAAAACCAATGGTGTAAAATTTATTGTGGTTAATAAAATCGATATAATTAAAGCGGTTTAACGAGTTATCTGTAAAGTTGGCGGTGCTGGCTCTGGCGGTGGTAAAGACATCGATAAAAGCAAAACGCCGTAAAAAATTAATATAAGTACTAAGTTCTTCGCTAAGGGTAGGAAGATGGGGGTTATTGTTTGTTTGCTGGGCAAAACTAGGCCAAGCTGCCAACATAAAAGTTGCTAATAATAAATGGTTAAAAGATAGTTTATTTTTCATTATTTTTATACTTTAAGTTATCTACTTAAATTTAAACCAAGAGCTAGCTATTTTTTTTATTTTATTTTACAATAGAGTAATGTATTTTGAAAAACTTTGCAATACTTTACAGCAGCTTAGGGGCGAAAATGGCTGCGCTTGGGACAAAGCCCAAACGGCCGTGAGCTTGCAGCCAAATTTGATAGAAGAAAGTTACGAACTAATAGACGCTATTAATAATAACGACACCGCCAATATTAAAGAAGAGCTGGGCGACCTTTATTTGGTAGTTACCATGCTGGCCACCATTTTTGAGGAGCAAAAGCTTTTTACCCTCGATGAGGCTTTAGAGGGAGTAACGGCTAAGCTTATCCGCCGCCACCCGCATGTTTTTGGCAATGTTACGGCGGTTTCGCCGGAGGAAAGTTTGGCTATTTGGCAAAGCCAAAAACAAAAAGAGCAAGGCCGTACAGACGATGGGTATTTAAGCCGGGTAGGGCGCGGCTTGCCGCCGCTGGAACGGGCCTTGGCTATCGATAAAAAATTAACGAAGGCCGGTTATCATTTTGGCAGCCCTTTAGAGGCTATCGCTAAAGTAGAAGAAGAACTGGCCGAACTTAAAGCCGAAATTGCGGCCGGTAATGCGCAAAACATTAACCACGAGCTGGGCGACCTGTTATTAATTACCGTTTGTTTGGCTAACCATTTACAAGTTAATCCCAGCGAAGCCCTTAATTATGCCAACAATAAAGCCGTTAGCCGCTTTAATTTTGTAGTTAAAAAATTAACCGAGCAAGGCTTAGCTTTAGAGCGCGCTAACCTTGATAAAATGGAAGAAGCTTGGCAAGAAGCCAAGAGCAGGGAATAGGTAATAACTAATAGATATTAATTAATAAAGGCCGCAAGGCGGTTTTCTTTGGTTATTACTTATTAATTGTTACCTGCCCCTTTATGTTAAAGGTAAAGGAGCCGTTTAGCCGATAATATGTTATATTAATTAAGCTAAGCTTTAAAAATTAGGGGTGGTTATGGAATATCAGGCTAAATTAAAGGTATTATTAACCTTTTTAATATTTCTTTTTACAGCGTTATCGGTTGGTTTGGTTTTGCTCGCTTTTGGTGGTAATAGCCATTCAGGGTTAGGCGGCGCCAGCTTTATTAGCGGCGGCAATGCCGTTGTTGTACCGGTTACTCCAGTTAATCCGCCCGCTCAGCCCGAGGTATCGCCTCCGGCGGCGGTAACCCCCAGCGAAGTTGTTACGCCGCCGCCGGCTACGGGAGTTACCGATGTCGCCCCGCCGGCAGCGGTGGTTCGGCAGCCGCCGCCTCACTCCGAACGCCGTGTTATCGCCCGCCATCATGTGGTTAGCGGCGACACCGTTAGCGGTATTGCTTTTGCCAGATGGGGGAACGCTTATTTATGGCCCGATTTATACATTAATAATGTGTGGCGCAGCGACGACCCCGACCTGATTTTCCCCGGCGAAGTGGTAGATATTTTTAATCGGCTTGGTCCTAACGGCCGCTTTACGGCCGAAGAAATTAATGCCATTAACGAGGCTTACATCCAAGTTTATAATATGTACCGTGCCTTAGGAACATTACGGGATAACTCGCGCATATGGACGCTTACGTCGGCGACCAGAGCTATCCCCGATTTTTTAGAGCGTAACAGCGGCCGCCTTGACGCTGCCGATGTGGCTACCGCCCGCCGCCATCTAGAAGAAAGCAGAGCCTTAAGATAATTTATTTTGGGTTAAAATAAGCTTGTAGCCTAGCTTTTTTACCTGCTTTAAGTTACAATACGGCTATGCAGCTGTGCGCTTATGCTTTAAAGGGTTACGATGGCCTACTGGTAGAGATAGAAATAGATTTGCGGCGCGGTATACCGGGCACCGAGATTATCGGCCTGCCCGATAGCGCCGTTAAAGAGGCCAAAGAGCGCGTGCGCGCCGCCATCAAAAATAGTAACTATAATTTTCCGCGTGAGCGGTTACTCATCAATTTAACCCCGGCTAACATTAAAAAAGAAGGCGCTCATTTCGATTTAGCTATAGCCTTAGCCATTTTACAAGGCTCCGGCGATTTAGAGCTAAGTGAAGATTTTAACGACAAAGTCCTAGCGCTGGGCGAGCTGGAATTATCGGGCCGTGTGCGTGCCGTGCCGGGTATTTTGGCGGCCTTAGCCACCGCCCTTGAAGAGGGTGTGGAGTATTTTATTATTCCTCATGAAAATATGGCCGAAGCCGAAGCTATCGTCAGCGGCCGTTACTTTGCCGTTAAAAATCTTACCGAAGCGTGTGAGGCCGTCAAGCACTTAAGCGCAGGGGCGGCTCCTAGTAATCAGGCCGCCGGGGTTACGCACTTGGTTAAACCGACCGAAGATAGCTTCGATTTTGCCGATATTAAAGGCCAGCTTCATCTTAAGCGTGCCCTCGAGGTAGCGGCGGCAGGCAAACACAATTTATTTTTATTTGGCCCGCCGGGCAGCGGTAAAACTTTATCAATGCGGGCTTTGCCTTCTATCTTACCAGATTTAAATCATAGCGAAAAATTAGAGACTAACCGTATTTATAGTTTACGCGGCGAGCTAACCGATGGCCTTATCCAGCGGCCGCCCTTTAGGAGCCCGCACCATTCGGCCAGTAGCGAAGGTATTATTGGCGGCGGTAAATTTGTTATGCCCGGTGAAATTAGTCTTGCGCATAACGGCGTACTTTTTTTAGACGAAAGTTTTGAGTTTGGTAAGCATCTGTTGCAAAACCTACGCGAACCGCTGGAGGCCAAACGTATTACCTTAGCGCGGGCCGGGCAAACGATGTGGTACCCCGCCGATTTTCAGTTAATGCTTACCGCTAACGTTTGCCCTTGCGGCAGCTTGGGCCGTGCCGATAAGGTGTGCCTATGCAGCCCCAACGAGGTAGCGCGCTACTGGAAGCGGCTGGGCGGTGCGGTGCTGGATAGGGTAGATATGCGCCTGCCCGTTAAACCGGTTAGCGCCGAAGAGCTGCTAGGCGAAGCCGGCGAAAGCAGCGCCGCAGTTCGTGCCCGGGTGGAGGCGGCCCGCCGCCTGCAAAAAGAAAGGTATTTAAAATTACCTTTTAACTATAACTCGGCCATTGGCCCGGCCCATATTAAAGAGTTTTGCCGGCTGGATAACGAGGCCGAAAAGGTTTTTTTGCTGGTAGTTAAAAAGCTGGAGCTTTCCAGCCGAGCCAGTCATAGTGTGCTTAAAGTAAGCCGTACCATCGCCGACCTTGCCGCCAGCCGGCCTATTTTACCGGAACATATCCTCGAGGCCGCCAGTTATCGCCGTTATGGCGATAATGATTTGTATTGGACGAGCATATAAGGCTTGACATTTGAGGCTTATTGCTTTATTGGCCTTGCAGAACCAATAAAGGGGCCTTGGGTACTTTAATTTAGGGTTATCACGCCAAAAAATAACCATTGACAAAGCAAGGTATACATTGTATAATACGGTTATGAACGGTAAAGAGATGATTAAATTATTAACTAAAAATGGCTATAAATTAATTCGTATTACCGGCTCTCACCATATACTTTATAAAGAGGGCGAAAAAGAGCTGGTGGTTCCTGTTCATGGCAAAAAAGATTTAAGAAAAGGTCTTGAAATAGCTTTACTTAAAGACGCTGGGCTAAGATAGGGGGCAGCATGATTTACTACGCAAAGGCAAATAAAGCCGAAGAAGGCGGTTATTGGATTGTTTTTGATGATTTAGCCGGTTGTTATACAGAGGGAGATACTTTAGAAGAAGCTTTATTTATGGCCGAAGAAGCTTTAAATTTGTATCTTAGCTGTGCTTCCGCTATCAAGGCTCCTAATAATTATGAGGGCCGGCAGGATTATTATGCTGTTAAGGTTTACCCGCACATAGCAACGGCTTTAAAGCTGCGCTTTATGCGCGAAGCGTTGGGTTTAACTCAGGGTGATGTGGCGGGGCGGTTAAATATTACTTACCAAGCTTACCAAAGGCTCGAGAACCCAGCTAAAAATAATATTACTATAAAAACTATTGATAAAATCCAAAGAGCTTTAGGGATAGAACTGGTAGCTATTTAATAATAAATTAAAATACGTAATCATCTCGCAACCTTATACCTACCCAAGTGTGTAAGCCACGGTGGTTCGGCTGCCAGCTTTCCCATTTGTTTAGGTTGATTAAATTGGCGTAAACATAAGTAAATAAAGGGATTACGGCTTGATCTTCCAGCACCAGTATCCTCTCGGCTTCGCTGGCTAAGGCGAACAGTTCTTCTAAGGTGGCGGAGGCTTCGGCTTGCCTTAAGAGGCTGCTAAAGTTATGGTTATGATAACCGCGCAAGAGCTGACCACCATCAAAGGGAGTTAAAAAGATTAATGGATTAGGAATATTTGCTATAGTAACTCTTAAGTAAAAATTAAAACTAGGCATTTCGTTAAAAAAATTATTCCATTCAAACTGAGCGGTTTCTACCTGTATGCCCAGCTCGTTTAACCAACTTTGAGTAATAATGTTAAGTACAGTAGGTACGGCGCCAGATTGAGAACCGGCTAAAGTAAAGGTGGGTAGCCCTTCACCGGCGGGGAAGCCGGCTTCGGCCAATAATTGCCGTGCCAGCTCTGGGTTAAAAAATTGCGGCGGTGGAGTAGGAGATTTATGAGGAAGCCATATATCCCGATGGGGATAATTTGGTAAGGTTGGCGGTACGATTCCTTGTAAAGGAGTGAAATAAGAGTTAAATTGCCAAAGTTCATCACGCGGCAAGGCTAAAGCTAAAGCCCTGCGCACCCGTACATCACTTAAAGGGCCATTGTGGTTAATATATATGGCATAGCTAGCCATAATTTCTTCGGGCTGCCAAAGCTTTTCATAGCTAGCGCGGGCTTTTTCTGTTTGCGGTCTAGCCGGAGCGTGAGGTACCCAATCGACCTGCCCACTGGCAATAAGGTTAAATAAAGTATAATCTTGCTGGGGAATAAAATTTGTATGCATAGAAACTATAAGGCGGTCTATGTGCACATTAGCCCTATCTCAGTAATTAGGGTTAGCCAATAAGGTAAGGCTGCCATCGGTTTTCAGGCTGTGTAATTTAAAGGGGCCGCTGCTTACATGGTTTTGGGGCAAATGCCAGCGCGAGCCATGTTGCTCTATAATATGTATGGGTAAGATATAAAAACGAATAAGTTCTTCTGCTATAAAAAGTCTTGGCTGGCTATAATTAAACCTTAAAGTGCGCTCATCAATTATTTCGGTACTTACAAAGGTGTTATCAAAGCGGCCGGTAAAGTACCACTTACTGGCCGCCACCGTTAAACTGTTAATAGGGTAGCCATCGCTAAAGCGTAGGTTAGGCCGTAAAGTAAAAGTTATGCTGGTATTATCTGCATTAATTTGCCAGCTTTGGGCAAGGCCGGGAATAATATTACCGGCCTTATCAAGACGGACGAGCCCCTCGTAAAGGGCCATAAAGACTATATTCTCAGTAGTGCCGTTTCTCTCAAAGGGGTGAAGTGAGGAAAGAGGTACCCAATGGCCTACCCTAAAAGTAACACCCTCAAAACTATCATGAGCTTGGCAAGCCAGCATAACAAGGGGTAAGGTTAATAAAAAAAATTTCATTTTGACACCTCATTTTTTTTATTAATAATCTCTCATTACTTTAAAAATAACTTAAAAAATTATCTCTTATCATATTTTGTAAATTATCTTGGATATTACTGCTTTCGCGTAGTTCGTTAAAAATAGCTACATCGATGTATTTAACAAACAGTTCGCGCTCTATAGTTATTTCTATTTCATCATTACTCCATAAGGCACGGCTGGGGCTAAGGTCGGTCGGCTCGCCGTAATTAGCCACAAAGGTTTGGTAAATGGTAAAAAAATCGAGCATATTGGGGTTAAGCTCTAGAGTAATGTTGTAAAGCCTATCGTTGTAAAACAAAAAGAAAGCCCGGTGGATAAACCCGGCGCCGCGCACTTCGATGGCGGTGCTGTCCTCAAAGAGCATAGAGGCATCGGGCCGGCCGCGATAAAGAAAAAAAGTGTCGTTAGCTAAAGCCTCGCGCACCTCTTCCATCGAGCTGCCTAAAACAATATTACGGTACCCATTAGGCAAGGCTTCTTGGGCTAACAGGTTAGTACTAAATAAGATTAAAGTGATTAATAAAAAATATTTGTACATCTTTCTCCAACTCATATTGATGGTAAATAGGCGGATATACAAGCCGCTTCTAAGGGTGGTAACCTGCTAACGAAAGTTGACGGTTTCTACCATATAGCGGATATTAGGCGAGCCCGATGGGCTAAATTCGCGCCTAGCCACCACAAAAACTAAACTATTGCCGCCGGGCGCTAAAATTATTTGCTCAATGGCGTAATCTATCACGCGCTGCCTGACAAAGTTAGGCAACCCAACCCGATGGCTACGGCTAATCCCGGCCGAGTTAGTTGCCGTTACATCGATAAAAAAGCTGGAGCTTACATTGGCCCCGTTGCCAAAAGTGTTTTCTTGCAAATTGATATGAAAAGTATAACCGCTTTCAAAGTCGCGGAACTGTAAAACGTTGGCCGGGCGGGCAAGATCGTTCCTTAAGCTTTCGCTTAAGCTGGAATTTACATAGATAACGCGCCCTTTTTGGTTAAAATCAATATTATGCTGCCGCCGCAGGTTAGCTAAACGCTCGATAAGTTCAAACAAAGTACCGTCGGCATTATCGCCTAGTTGTAAGGCGGTAGG
The Spirochaetaceae bacterium genome window above contains:
- a CDS encoding YifB family Mg chelatase-like AAA ATPase, which produces MQLCAYALKGYDGLLVEIEIDLRRGIPGTEIIGLPDSAVKEAKERVRAAIKNSNYNFPRERLLINLTPANIKKEGAHFDLAIALAILQGSGDLELSEDFNDKVLALGELELSGRVRAVPGILAALATALEEGVEYFIIPHENMAEAEAIVSGRYFAVKNLTEACEAVKHLSAGAAPSNQAAGVTHLVKPTEDSFDFADIKGQLHLKRALEVAAAGKHNLFLFGPPGSGKTLSMRALPSILPDLNHSEKLETNRIYSLRGELTDGLIQRPPFRSPHHSASSEGIIGGGKFVMPGEISLAHNGVLFLDESFEFGKHLLQNLREPLEAKRITLARAGQTMWYPADFQLMLTANVCPCGSLGRADKVCLCSPNEVARYWKRLGGAVLDRVDMRLPVKPVSAEELLGEAGESSAAVRARVEAARRLQKERYLKLPFNYNSAIGPAHIKEFCRLDNEAEKVFLLVVKKLELSSRASHSVLKVSRTIADLAASRPILPEHILEAASYRRYGDNDLYWTSI
- a CDS encoding DUF2259 domain-containing protein — translated: MKHYGLLFFLLFISSSLLWAGDVARFVNLGFSPNGSHFAFAQHGYSTDNNETFANVFFVDVVRNVFVPGGVHSNTRPTALQLGDNADGTLFELIERLANLRRQHNIDFNQKGRVIYVNSSLSESLRNDLARPANVLQFRDFESGYTFHINLQENTFGNGANVSSSFFIDVTATNSAGISRSHRVGLPNFVRQRVIDYAIEQIILAPGGNSLVFVVARREFSPSGSPNIRYMVETVNFR
- the mazG gene encoding nucleoside triphosphate pyrophosphohydrolase — protein: MYFEKLCNTLQQLRGENGCAWDKAQTAVSLQPNLIEESYELIDAINNNDTANIKEELGDLYLVVTMLATIFEEQKLFTLDEALEGVTAKLIRRHPHVFGNVTAVSPEESLAIWQSQKQKEQGRTDDGYLSRVGRGLPPLERALAIDKKLTKAGYHFGSPLEAIAKVEEELAELKAEIAAGNAQNINHELGDLLLITVCLANHLQVNPSEALNYANNKAVSRFNFVVKKLTEQGLALERANLDKMEEAWQEAKSRE
- a CDS encoding type II toxin-antitoxin system HicB family antitoxin encodes the protein MIYYAKANKAEEGGYWIVFDDLAGCYTEGDTLEEALFMAEEALNLYLSCASAIKAPNNYEGRQDYYAVKVYPHIATALKLRFMREALGLTQGDVAGRLNITYQAYQRLENPAKNNITIKTIDKIQRALGIELVAI
- a CDS encoding type II toxin-antitoxin system HicA family toxin, coding for MNGKEMIKLLTKNGYKLIRITGSHHILYKEGEKELVVPVHGKKDLRKGLEIALLKDAGLR